AGCACCTAGATCCAGGGGCTGAACTAGAGGGTCTGAAGGGTCCAAACTGAGTAAAATGATGATAGAAAGGTTGAGTGGTCCCAATCTCTTGGACAAATCGCCCGATCATATCAACAAGGGTGGTAAAAGCTAATGAAATGAGAGACTCAGTCGATTTTCTCGGCCAATCCCAAACCTCTCTAAGGCTATCCTAAATCTAAGCTCCCATCCTCCACGTCTTAGTGGTGAAGTTCCTAATGTCGTTCTGCTCTGAATTCTACAGAGTTCTCACTCCCTTTTGATCTCTATGGTCCTCCAAAGTTGACTCATCATCATATGTCTCACCTCAACTTTACCATCATCTGAGTGAATGAAGATAGATAAGGCTCTAATCTCTAATCCATAGAAAGTATGCCACATGGTGACTACAGAAATCTTTGCTAATCTTGGATTCTGCTCTCCTCCTGCCGAAATGCTTTAGATGCTACCAACCTACCCATAACTTGCTCAACAACAACTCTTAGCTGCTCCTCATCTAGTCTAATAGTCTGACTAGTAATGCTTTTTGAATGCTGTCTAAGGATAGATATTAAAAGATGCAGCAAAGTCTTCAATCCAAACAAATGCTGGCCTATACTAATGCTATTTATTAACGATTCAAGTTACATGCTAATCCTTTTCATAATGTAAAAAGTCTAAATAATGTCAAACATGGTAGTTTTACCAACACAATATTGCCTAAGAAATTCTAATTGTAGAAATGAAAACATAACAATGTTAACTTTGAAGAAGTTTCAACCATCCTCCTTGAACTTCCTACCCATATAATTCACTAAGGAATAATCTAAAAATACTGTCTTCAAGCTCAGTTTCTTCATTGGCAAGGCACAACGGTAGGCTCCATGGGTGTGGAAGTACTTCTGTCGCACATGTCAGGACCAATACTTGTCACCCCCTCTTCCTGATATAAAATGAAAACAAAGACAATTATGCATACAAATGCAAGCATGAAGAGGCATACAGGCACTAGGATTAGAAGGGAAGGTCAGGCAAAGTGATGGACCTTGGCAAGATTTCTGAAGTATGTGGTGGTGTAGTTCCCAGTAGGAAAGAACACTTCAATTAGATCAGCTAAAACCAGCTGGGGCTGTGCAAGGGCTCCATCAAACCAATCTTTCAAATAACAAGCACTTGTTAGCATAATTGGACTTTTTTTCAAAACATGGAAAacatcaaataaaaaattagaaaagtaTTGTACAAACCAATATGTTGGGGCATTATGTAAATTCAATGAAAATTCTAATAATTGTACACATAATTGAAATTATGTGTCTCTAAAAGTAAAATATTAAGCACATTGTTTCCAGATTTTCATGGTTCCAAGGTATGCTATAAAATGTACTTTTTATTtctctaataaaaaaaaaatgaatgctGTTTTAGTCACATAAAACATTGTAACTTGAGGACAGATGCAGTAGGGTTGTGCATCCAAATGATGTCAAAACTTAGCCAGCTGATGCATATAAGATGGTGAGCCCTCTTTTGAAAGTCGAAACAAAGTCATCTCGATCATTGTTTCAATTGCTTCTGGTTCAAGTTCAGAATTCATCACTTTCATCAGAATTTGATGGTAGATACTAAGGTCGGTGGAACTGTCGCCCGGTTCGAGGCATTCCAAGCTATACCGGCCATGGACCGGAACAATTCTGGCAACGAAAACGAGATCGGCACTGGAGGAGGCAAAGACGAAAGAAAAAGACGAAAAGAGTGAGAAAGCGGGAGAGGAAGGTCGAGGCCGGCCAGGGAACCGCCACACGGAGGAGAGCTGCGGAAGAGGGGCCCATTTCAGTCCCCTGTTTCGTTTGAAACAGAGGCATGAGGGGCGCTTTTTATGTTTAGAGTTTTTAAGTGAAAGTAGCGGAGCCCTTCTTCTGCGGCTTCTCGGCGGCTCTACAGCCTCTGCCTCCTCTGCGCGACAGCTCTTCGACCTCCACTAGCCTCCTTGGCCTCCCCCTTCTCtcattctttttctctctcattcTCCCTCCCCCGTCTCttctactgtgtcggtacaAGCACGGCACGGCATGGCACGGGTTCGTACCGACTCATGCTACTGGGCAACTGGTACAATGCCCAGTATCGGTTCTGCCGACTCTGGTAGAtacatttcaaaatttaaagcagATCCCTCATTTtacaataaaataaagaatataTATTAATTCAAATGTATGCACGGGAAAATAGCTTCAGAACATAAGAAATAAATGGTTTGGAAAATAAAACAGAGACCATATAAAGAAAAAGGTGAGATGAACGATAATTAGCTGCTTAATGCATGAATATGAAAACAATATAAAATTGGTTTGTTTGGTAAAATTCGCAATTTACTTGCTCATGGTCTTATTCAATTAGTAATTACAACAAAAATGTTGTTTCTGAGTCCTCAGAATACAGAGAAACATTTGGGTCATTAGATTCTACAAGCAGgaacaaatgtgactttaagaaTTGTGGGATCCAACTTATTTGCATTACAATACCTATACACGAAATCTACAGTTTAATATTTCTGTAGACAGTTTTGAACTGGCACGATTCAATTCCAGTAAGGTTACAGATTACATTTTATCTAGACCTTAACGTGGACTGATGAGAATTTGGATtgtaagaaggaagaaaaattcAGAGATAATTAATATAATCCGTAAAACAATTAATAACTCATAAACCATGCATCTACTTCCGAGTATAAAAATTGGCAGGAGAAACTGGGAACCTGCATTAACAATTATTAGATTATGTAATTAGTAACCACCAATCATACCAAGTGTTGCAGAATCTCGCATTCTCTTATCATATCTCCACAGGCTCTGATTGGTGATAAAGCCAAAGCATGAGCTGTCTTCAATATCCATGTTCTCAAGGAATGTTGATAGTGTGTACTCTGCTGGCTTCAAAACGTATGTTTGATCAATTACCACGTCCACAGTCTGATGATACACACAAAATCATTTGGTTCAGCTAGCCTTCTATGCTGTTCATTTAAATTGTTTTAGAGTCACTAGTGAAGTTTAGTCAGTACAGAATTCCTGCTTTGTCAATATGGAAAGAGATAAATGCATTGAACATTAAATGCAATTCAGCTGGAACTTTGAGATCCATTGAATCAAGGTGGCCCTTACGCAAATTCTGCAACATCCATTAGCAACATTTCTTGGGTACTTTTGCATCCATTACCAATTAAGAGTCCATCTATATGATCTAGTTTGATAAAAACTTTCGTCTGATTCACAGCAGAGAAACCTGTGATCTTTCAACAAAAGGTGGGAAAATTGATTTTCAATTTTACGAAATGCAGGAATTCTACTTATCAAACCCACCATCCAGGTAATAGCAGGAAGGTCTACTCATAAAAATCTTGTTCTCGTTTATATCAGTTGttaacttatttaaaaatacattTTACTTCATAGACCGCTACTTAGGTTTCATCCTCATTCAGCTTTATAGGACAAGAATTCCAGGTCTAAGGTCTaataaagaaaagcacttgcTGAAAACTTACACAAAGGATGGCATGGAAGTTCTCCATATcctctggatctgaaacatTGTAGAGATTGTTAGTGATGGTATCATCCACATTCTCACCTCCAGCATCGGTCACACACTGCTCAATGAACAATGTGGGTTTTTTATCCATCCAAGAGCATATGCAAAACCTTCTATTTGTGCCTACATACATGTGCATGTGTTGATGTGTATCTGCATGCAAATACTCTGCAAGTTCCCAAAAGATCTTACCTGCAACTTGTAACCTTCTTTAGCAAAAGACCATATACCCTAGAAAATTATTATGAAAAGTAAATACATAAGCCTCACCTCATGCTATTAACATAGTTTTATTGATGAAAGTTGAAAATAGGTTTTTTGGTTTCATGTCTGAAAAGCATAAGATGATAGCAATGTCATGGTATACCTGGTTATACTCCACCCAAGCTACAACAGGTTTGAATCGGGATTTAAGGTTTGCTGCAGATTTGCTTAAGCAAATGTAGTTTGCTTTAACCTGCAATGGACAATCAATTGAAGATAAAGATTTTCCAAGTTAATCGAAATTTGTAATGTTTGAGGCCCATATTGACTTTTCTCCCTAAAGAAAAGGACCACATTTGTAGGTAACAATTGACTGAATGTAGTGCATCACTATCATCatgtttttttccttctccctctcctatTCTTCGGTAGTATGATATTTTTGATCAAATTGGCATGTATTTTTACAGATTAGATGCATTTGTAAGTAAAGTGCATGATGAGTAAATAGAGAATTTTTTGCATTCAATAAAAAACCAAAAGTTGAAAGTTGAGCTAGACTTAACTGCATCATACACTGAATTGGCACGGGCTTCTGAGTTTGTGAACGTTGCCAAGTACTTGATCCATTCTGCCCTCTTAAGAAATCCATCAGAGAACAGTGTTATTGTTAGATATATGTCACTTCACACATAAATGTGCATATATGAAACAGGATGCACTTTAGCCTGTGGAAAAAATAATGGTCCTCTGATGCACATACATTCTAATAGATCGCTGCATATGCAAATATAGAAGATATACTTGTTCTTACCTGCAAAGGAGAGCTCTCATCCATAGGTACAAAGGCTGCAAAATTGCAAGCTTGTTCTGCATCTACATTGCTTATGAAGTGTGCGGAGAATTGTGAGAGTTGTTGTATATCTGTTCGGTTAACAAGCTGGATGTTGCCACTTGTTAACGACTTCAGTATACATTGCGATGTTACTTGATCTGATGTTATGCCCTTCAAGCTATCTAGCAAACCCAGCAACtgcaaatttcttaaagaaagtTAGTGGTATAGAACAGAAAAGAAATGGTGAGAGGAGACCAAGTTTAACAATGGCGATGAAATTTTTTCAAAGAATCAAATTAAAGTGGTTTAAAACCATATGGTTGTGAAGCCATCAGCAGGTCATGCAAAGATTAAGCTTGAGAATGGACATTGCAGTTGTACGCCAATTCTAATCAattatgtcatgagataattgCCACTCGTTGGATGACCATCAATCAAAAAAAGCCAGACTAggaaaggtatgttagactagCCAAATGCAATATTCAGCAGGAGATCATATAATTCCTTTCCTCTGTTCATGTTAAATGTCATAGGTTccaaatatctaaagaattaaTTACTTATTTCAAGTAGATAAATTGAAACAACTGGAATGATTAGAGAAAGCCTATCTGCTTCTTTACTTGGGAAGCTATTTCCTTAATAATCTATAACTACTAAAAAGATGACGCCAAACTACCaaaaaaatcaatttacaaCTTTTTGAGACTGAGATCAGAGTAAGAAAAAATATTAGAGTTACAGTTTTAGGCAGTGGTGAAACTTCAGATTTGTAAGTAGCTTGATCGAGCAATGCCCAAAAATGGGACAATTCAGTTATTGGTACTAGAATAATTAAACACTTGCCAGTCcttgtttttaaattttttaaaaaagaagataatAAAGGACATGCTCCTACAACCATCAAAATAGGCATGAGGCAGTTAAAAGACAGGAAGGTAAATGAAAGTCAAGTGAATGATGATCAGAAGATCAAAGGGCAATCCCGCAGACATTCTTCATTAGAAAAGAAATGTATAATCTGAGAAACTGATAGAAAGTACTCATTCACATAGCAGCAGTCCTCACCTCGAAGAATGACACTGTAAAAATCCATCAACAAACAGTAGATTAAAATTGCCATGTAGTGTGAGTAGGTAATGGTACAACGACAAAGCAGAATACAAAAATATTGGCAAGACAAACTATGAAAAAGAAAGAGCTAGTATACATTTCACagttaataaattatatttagtcCATGGACATAATTAAGCCTATTTCTATGCACAgttatatttgttttatttacaCTTATGCACTGACTAGCAAAATAAACATCAAATGACCATCAGAATCAATTTTTAGATACAAGATTTTTGATCAGCAAGAACTAAATGTAAAATAGCAATCAATGTAAGGGTTGAACTTCAATGGGTTCAAattgtatctttcatgcaaAAGAATGATTTATCTTCCTTCACACGGATCCACCGTTGAATCGTGCAACGGTTGCTTCAAGATTTGTGCTGGTAGGTGAATGAAGGAgttcggagtgctttgagatcttacAAGGCACGACCTGCACAATCCAATGGATGATGTGAAAGAACATCAATCATTCTTTCTTGCAATGATACGATCCCCACCAAACTTCAATTCCCCTTTTTGGGGGGAAATTGAATGGTCAAGCTGGTCCAATAGCTAGACAGGCCCATATTTTACTCCAAAAATATGGAGTAAAACAAATCTTTgccaaatttaaaaaaattgggaCAAACCAAGGCTTTCGTCCAAAGGGCCATCAatgtatataaaattaaatatgttcaGGAAACTTGAAATGGTTTTACCTATCCGACATCATAACTTGAAGGATGCCCTTAAAATCAACTGAGATCCTTTAGATTTAGATTTTTGATACTTGGAGGGCAGTATCAAACCTAGGGCCATGGTCATATAAACTGTTATGGGTCTGGGTCAGGTTCGGGGTCTCAAGAATAAGGTCCAAATGGGATCATGGCTCTGCCCTAGTTAAGAGGTTTTCGAAGTACTATTCAAAATATTTTAGCTTAATTGCCCAAACCCTTAATGCTGTTGTCCCACGGCCTGTTCTAACTATTAAGAACGGCCATTACATAAGCATCATGGAGTTATTGATTACAAGCATGTGCAAGGAAATAAATTAAAACAGAACAAAGTAAACATATAGAGTACAATCTTGTACATGTACCTGGAAAATTGGTAGTGTCAACAGAGTAATTGGAGAGTGGGATCACAAAAGACTTGATCCTCCCGGTGCAGTACTTAGTTCGTGACGCCATCCTCGAATTATTCTTTGTTTCACACAGACACCCATACGCATAGATGTCAAGTTCCAACATGTATTATATGCTTTCGTGTTGAGTAGAGGCAGAGCAAGGAAGAGGCTAGAAGATTTCACCTGCATGAGAAGGTAGCTCTTCCCATCAATGCTGTTCTTGATTACCTTGAAGCTCTGCCCGTAGTATATGTGGAATAGCTGGGCGTCATCCACTTTAGAGATGTTTCCCACCACCGGAACAGTCTTGGCTGCTCCTCTCGCTTGTAAcactaagaagaagaaggagaagaagaatacaGAAAAGGAATAAGACCTCTTCAGAGGCTTAGAAGAAGCCATGGTTTTGTGTGTCTCGGCACCAGCGCCTCCTTCAACTTGGACGATAATTAGATGATGGAAGGAGATGTGGAAGCTTTTCGGCGGTGGTGCGGGTAGGTGGAAACTTTCGTGCTCTCCTTTGGGTTTAGGGGTTTAATTTATCACGGGGAGAGGCAGAAGGACCCGAGGAGTCCATGCAAGCGCCCGTGCCTCGGAGAGGATGGCGGACTCTTTTCGTCCTGATCTTCTTTTGGTTTGGATTCCGGGCTGGACTTGGTGCGCTGTCATGCTTTGATTTGCTTTTGGTTTGGGTGAGTGGTCTCGGGGGACAGGGATGGCATGCCTCTTTTTGTCTCCGTctgctgtctgaagtagagagTGGGTTCACGTGAGAGTGCAACAAGTTGCCGCCAGCTGAGGCCATATACCTCTGTGGTCTTCAGATTAAAGAAACGTTACGCCCATTGATTTAAACAGTGGTTATGGATACTTCTGTTGTACGTGAATACAGCTTCCTGTATCCGGCTTCCTTGAGTCTTAACAAATGTAGCGGTTAAAAAACGTAAAAATACCTCTGGTTTGCTCAAattttgagtgctgaattggatatATAAGTTACCTTCAGTTTTGTTCCTGAATCCTTTTCCTGCTATTAATTGTTGGCAATTGATAGAAAGCTGGTGAATTTTAAGGATATAGGAAAagagaatttgaagaacttaatgcaTTCGGAAGAGTGAAAACTTGACAGCATTTctgttctttttctattaatttccTTGactttttatctcaaaaaatttAGTATCATTTTCTATCCCTACATGCACTACATGGCTATGTCTGCAGTCAATCACAGCCACTCCTTTTTATaaatttcattcatcaaacactTATTTCAGTGCACCATTATAGGAACGAGTGACGTTGATTAGCTCCGTACATGGCCATTTGGCACAGTGATGTTGGGTATAATTCCTCGTAGGTCCCCACTAAGCAATTGGAATTAGATTTGACACATACTTATAGGCATCTTGTATTTGGCTCCTATACAATCATGCAACCATTTCTTCAAGCATTTTAATCTTATATAGCGCTATCAAATTAGTCCCTAGGCTGAGTGACACCAAGAGTCTTATATTTTTAGCCGTTAGAAGAAGAACCAAAAAAACTGCTACAAAGTGGAACGGTTTAGAGGCAAAAACTTGTCCATGGATGGCTATTGACTCACAATGAACTGTCATATCCTCTG
This DNA window, taken from Phoenix dactylifera cultivar Barhee BC4 unplaced genomic scaffold, palm_55x_up_171113_PBpolish2nd_filt_p 000467F, whole genome shotgun sequence, encodes the following:
- the LOC103699207 gene encoding uncharacterized protein LOC103699207; the encoded protein is MASSKPLKRSYSFSVFFFSFFFLVLQARGAAKTVPVVGNISKVDDAQLFHIYYGQSFKVIKNSIDGKSYLLMQNNSRMASRTKYCTGRIKSFVIPLSNYSVDTTNFPVSFFELLGLLDSLKGITSDQVTSQCILKSLTSGNIQLVNRTDIQQLSQFSAHFISNVDAEQACNFAAFVPMDESSPLQRAEWIKYLATFTNSEARANSVYDAVKANYICLSKSAANLKSRFKPVVAWVEYNQGIWSFAKEGYKLQCVTDAGGENVDDTITNNLYNVSDPEDMENFHAILCTVDVVIDQTYVLKPAEYTLSTFLENMDIEDSSCFGFITNQSLWRYDKRMRDSATLDWFDGALAQPQLVLADLIEVFFPTGNYTTTYFRNLAKEEGVTSIGPDMCDRSTSTPMEPTVVPCQ